atggcattgaaatagaaaactacaaaacccacCAAAAAACTACTTCCtaaatggatttttctcaggttttcacctgccaaatcagttctgttatacccacagacactAGTAGCAGGcggtttaatttgggcatgctttccATCCAAACTCTATCAGGAGTACAATAAATTGTAGCCTTTTAAGTTTAGATGACAGAAAATCATGTTCAACATTGATTGGTTCTATTTTACAGGGTATGGGCTTATTTCAAAATGCATTACCATGGTGGGCGGAATCTTCTAAGAGCTTATAGTTTTTATTGGTTAGGGGTAAGTCAAGACCCGTACAATGCTTTAACCTTATAATTTCTCAAATGATCCATTAAAACCTcttcatcctaccccctcctttttcgaacattctgaaAAAacatcgcgcaacatttcagcgtcctgctactcatgccaggaatatagtatattgagattagtatgtgtggatagaaaacactctgaagtttctaaaactggttaaatcacggctgtaaCTATAACaaagcgtgtgtttcatcgaaaagcgcaagaaaaactggtcactgaaagctgaaaaaagtatccatgcgcccctttcatgtattgtttaaaggaaaccaaatttaatatggagacggatgcaattcctacagcttccacacaatgtcgccaaaaacgtcattttaattgacaaaaatcctttgagacattaccaatagatccgtcattccatccagcctacaacaatcgattttggaagattgaaaaatggacactgttttcttgagtagctgctattgaatacagatcgcccagtgatcaatttgatcgcttattaacgtttacaaatacctaaagttgggttataaaagtaggttgaagtgttttgtcaaagaatataggcaacttatataatttttaaacatgacgttgcgtgttggaagagagcttttttcctgatgcagacaggctatacaaatggatattttgggcattcatggacggatttaatcgggaaaaagaccaatttgtgatgtttatgggacatataggagtgccaacaaagaatatcatcaaaggtaatgaatgttttatattttatttctgcgttttgtgtagcgccggctacgctaattcttttgtttacgtccccttcaggtattttggggtgttgcatgctatcagataatagcttctcatgctttcgccgaaaagcattttaaaaatctgacttgttggctagattcacaacgagtgtagctttaattcaataccctgcatgtgtgttttaatgaacgtttgagttttaacgagtacatttagcatttagcgtagcgcatttgcatttccaggtgtctagatgagacgtctgcgtctcattTGCAACCAACTCAAAACATCATAgaacacatgtcaatcaggagctctgcCTGGGCAGTCCCAATAGTTGTCTTAcgtacacagacaagttatatttgcatgatttagcataattcaTGAATCATTACTGTTTTATTTAATTCatatgacagaccaatactggttcataacgggtgacagaccaatacctcacaaggtttcttctctctaagctgagactttgaaactgagatatctttcaaaacaaggtctgtgcgtactgccaaattgcagctactgatagtgaggatttgtaCAGTCaaccacttgcatgaacacataaattggtttatagaacagcacatgaatagaacacagaaatgaGTTATAAGAAAAGCACAAAAACATTAAAATGTCCATTAcagttacttaaggcaaaaacaaaagtagggtggttgttcggggtggatggatggatggataaggTTGCGAGTTTGAATCTCGTCAgcaacaactttagcattttaactaattagcaacttttgaaCTACTTACTACATTTGAACTACTTATTAGCATGttagttaacccttcccctaaccttaactctttaacctaactcctaaacttaaccttaaccctaacccctaatcctaacccctagtttagctaatgttagccagctagctaacattagccacctagatAGAATTGGTTACATATCATACAATTTGCTAATTTATAACATATAGTACGtttagcaaattcgtaacatattctATATTTTGCAAATTCCTAAGATATCAtttgaattgtaattcgtaacatatcatataaaATGGGTGATGGATATTCACAAATATTCACAAAACGTAacgtatcatactaaatggactgTTTCGGATTTACTTACAGAATAATAGCAAacgctctgagaccaggttggttcCAAAGGCCTAGACCATAATGACAGAACGCAGCCACACCCCATTTTTTTTTCAAACCTGGCAGACAGGCCGGCAGGACCTACCTACCTGAACGGCTGGCCGGACCTACCAACGTGGTCGACCGGACAGACCTACTTACCTGGCCGGCcggacctacctacctacatggCAGTCAGGCCGGACCTACCTTAATGGCCGGGCTTTACCTATCTTTCTGGCCGGCTGACCATACCTACCTACCTGGTCGGCCGACTGGTCTCATCTGGCCGTCCGTGCGGTCCTATCTGTCCAGCAGGCCGACTGGACCTATCTATTTATGTAACATTTTCACCTAGGTTACATTATTTCTGCATTATCATAACATTACATTGTCTTGTTGCATTGTCATTTATGTTACATTATCTTGTTACATTATCAATGTTACATTGTCTTGTAGTTTTACTGTTtgttacattatgttgttatattGTCATTATGATACATTATCTTGTTACATTATCATGTGTGTTACATTATCTTGTTGCATTGTCATTTGTTACATTATCTTTGATACTTTATCTTCTTATTCTTCAATCAACAGTCTTTGCTGTTTTTTTCCTGTGTTCCCTTACCATATATAAATCCTTTAAGCATCTCTTTTGTTATAGTTTTACGTTATTACAGTATCAAATGTACAGTTTAGCATCATATCAAAGAAAATAAGTACTTTAATTTCTTTGACAGTTTTGCACTGAAGAGTCATCAATAAGTGCAATAATTCAATGTGACTGTTACTGGTGTAGTTCAAAATATCACCATGGGGTTGCGCCCAACTCCTATCCAGACTATGGACAGCATTTCTGCCTGACTGCTAGACTTGTTATTTGACTCTGGTCAGCTACTCAGTCTTCCCCACCCCTAACCATTCCCTTTCAGCTCACCCACGCAGGCTTCCTCTAAGCATACTGAGCTGCCAGGGACGGACAGGGGAGGGGAATAGAGAGCATAATTGCTCAGCTTGTAGGCAGCTTGTAGCttgtaggcaggcagacagtttaggcagagagacacagaagaacacttggagagattgagaggaggcacaaaataaagaaagagagaagtaaGATAAAAGGGAAACAAATCACCAACAGCAAAAAAAAATTGATCCCAACAAGATGCCAAACGCCACACCACCAGGCTGGAACCCAGATGAGAAGTCTGGGATGGGACAACCAGCTCCTCCACCCTACCAGGACCAACCCAACGCAGGATACCCCGCACCAGCAGGCTACCCCCCCAATCCCCAGGGCTACGCACCACCGCCACAGTATGGAGGAGCTCCCGGGGCCCCTTACAGCCAGCCATACCCCCAGGGACAGTACTCCCCGGGACACTACCCCCAGTCCACCGTCACAGTCCAGCCTACGGTGTTTGTGACCCGTGGAGCTCTGCCTTACCCTCTGCCAGACTACCTGGGCTACTCCATTTTCACCATGCTGTGCTGCTGCCTGCCACTTGGCATCGCTGCACTTATCTACTCCATCTCGGTGAGTGGGACTTTTATTGCTGTTTTAAGAGTATTCAAATGTAATGTAGACAAATGTGTTTCTAGTAGAGATGTATCCTAAATAATCCACAGAACATAACTTGTTTCATTTTGTAGAGTAGTCAGTAGTGTATTTCTCACTCTAGTCTTTTTTTAGCATTATCCAAGAAACCCAGTTACCGGTTTTGTTTAAATAAGGgcccgtctctctctatctcgctctttAGAGTCAGTGATCTGAATTTTGCCTTGGTGGTGGGCTGCATAGCTGGGGAGAGGGACATGTTTGGGATAGTTTTGGCCTTACAGTGTTGGTGTCTCACAGTCTTGAGTTCTGTTTTGAATAAGGTCCTGAGGATAGGTTGGTTTGAGGGGATCGGGGGAGGGGAGATGGGGTGCGGAGTAGGAATCAGGGAGAGTGTGTGTAAGAAAGGGAGGGACCCTTCCCGGAATATGGGTGATTAAAAATAGGGACGTGACAATGCGGGTGCCTTGACTGTGAGTGACGTAAGAGGGGGAGGTATTCAACATTTAAAAGGTATTCTGAAGACGAAAGGAAAACTCCATCAATCCTCCATCTTGTCCTTTGCCAAACCTCACCATCGAATGGACAGACACACTGAGAAGAGGGGTAGGAAAGGGCTGGAAACCCTGAGATATCCCTACATGCCCCAagtcaatttcaatttaaggggctttattggcatgggaaacatgtttaaatTGCTAATGCCAGttgaatagataataaacaaaagttgaatagacaataaaaaatgtacagtaaacattacacttacaaaatttcaaaaataataaagacatttcaaaagtcattatgtctatgtacagtgttgtaatgatgtgcaaatagttaaagtacaaaaaggaaaatgaataaaacataaaacgggttgtatttacaatggtgtgtgtttttcactggttgctcttttcttttgtcaaatcttgctgctgtgattgcacactgtggtattttacagattgtacactgtggtattttacagattgtacactgtggtattttacagattgtacactgtggtattttacagattgtacactgtggtattttacAGATTGTACACGGTGGATTGTACAccgtgtaatctgagggaaatatgtgtctctaatatggtcatacgatTGTCAGGATGTTAGGatgtgcatctcagtttccacctcattttgtggccaGTGTACACATAGCAAGTCTCTTTACTTACTTACTGGGATTACAAACGCATATCAGGATGGACAGCTAATTGTTGACCGGGTATGACTCATATAGATCAATGTGGGTAATGGAGGAAACATCCGGGTCAAAGCCtggtaaagagagaaaggaggttGAAGACCTCTAAGATGTTATTATGGGCATCTTTATTTCACAATGAGACAGTGGCTTATTATCAAGTATCAAAACCCAGTGGATGATTTCTAGCGTAATAACAACATCAACGGAGGTTGAACAATGTGCTGGTGAATTGACTTCATGCACATCCATCATAGACATAGTCGCTCAGTAAAGTTCCTCCTCTCCTGGGCAAGTCAAAAGCTATTATATACTgtaaaatatttcatattttcatatttgtatcatatttgtactgtgtacttgagtttatgtcctcaaaagtgactacacctcagcaacTATATTTGCCAGAAAGGTGAGATGTTAACCTTTCTTTGAGTATGTAGGATTACTAGTTATTGTTGATGGCCttctcatgataaataattacttttggggCCGCATGGAATATTCAATAAATTtgattttatatataaataaagacttgctaaagcGCAAATGTTCTGTGCATTTTAATCCACTTAATGCCAACATTTCTCACATTTTTCACAATACTAAAGCTCTAATTATTTTGTTACTTTCACAACGTCATTTCtgtagattattatttattttgtgattagtgattcattttaaggaagaaaaaaaaaaaaacctgtccCTCATTTAAAGGTCAAgcctgttacttgaactgaactctcgttttaatatggtgaaacacAATTATAATAAACagtgtgaagcttgcattcaattgcccctccctgttgaACACAACAAACTTCCATTTCCCCTGTAACAAGGGGATTTATGGTTGATCAACAGTGTTACGAGCATACCTGTTGGCACTTAAAGTATATTAATAGGaactgttagcagttgatgttattattcaataacacagaccccaaagcaaaaaagaagaaaaaaagaacacATCATAGTTGTTATGCTGGAAAGTAGATGACAGATGTTCCTTCTTCCCTGTCTTCAGTgattctccacagaacaaagagACAGGATGTAATCTATATCCCAacccttgtcacgttctgacctttatttcctttgttttgtctttatttagtatggtcagggcgtgagttggggtgggcagtctatgtttggtttctgtttcggcctagtatggttctcaaccagaggcaggtgtcgttagttgtctctgattgagaatcatacttaggtagcctgggtttcactgttggtttgtgggtgtttgtttctgtgtgagtgtttgtcgccacacggtactgtttcgttttttttgtagatttcacgttatcgtttttgtttgagtgttcatttgtctttattaaaaacattatggacacttaccacgctgcagacgaagaggagatctgTCGTTACaaccctagcctgtggttgaccaattagaattccttgcagtAAAATTGGGCgtatggccaaataacaagtaccTCGTGTATAGGCAATTTGAACCAATTAGAACTTGCCACAAGTAGCTATGAGTCCCAGACTgaaattcctcccatgtctctgacccattAATCAATGTTTCCCTATTACAGAAAAACAgctatttccattgatcgttaaTTCCCTCTTCACCTTTAGTCCTCTGCGTTGTTTATTTATCTTCAAATATTCTTACAGCacttactatagtattttttttatttaaccttgaggtgggaaaacatgttttatattaagttgaacatgtgctcatTATGACCATGTTAAAATTAGgttaattttttggggggtggaacGACCCACATCACAGACTGAATCATCTTAGCATGCTCTTGTAATCTCATATCCATGACTCACTGCCATGAAGTTATGTTTCATTTTCCCCTAAACTGAAGCATCCCATATCCATGACTCACTGCCATAAAGTTATGTTTCATTTTCTCATAAACTGAAGCAACCAGAGCTGATTCTTA
The genomic region above belongs to Oncorhynchus mykiss isolate Arlee chromosome 3, USDA_OmykA_1.1, whole genome shotgun sequence and contains:
- the LOC110519916 gene encoding annexin A11 isoform X1, which translates into the protein MPNATPPGWNPDEKSGMGQPAPPPYQDQPNAGYPAPAGYPPNPQGYAPPPQYGGAPGAPYSQPYPQGQYSPGHYPQSTVTVQPTVFVTRGALPYPLPDYLGYSIFTMLCCCLPLGIAALIYSISTRDANNQGHQQIAEKNSRLARILNHTALGIGITVIVLYIVSAIILGNRID